In the genome of Nonlabens sp. MB-3u-79, one region contains:
- a CDS encoding phage holin family protein, whose protein sequence is MKFVIKLLLTAALVMGLSEILPGIETTNYVSAILVALSLSVLNFIVKPILVLLTLPITIVTLGLFLLVINVFIIYLADWFVSGFEVSSVFWAVIFSLLLALARSVLFKMLDKEKQ, encoded by the coding sequence ATGAAGTTCGTTATAAAACTGCTCCTTACGGCTGCTTTAGTCATGGGCCTTTCTGAAATATTACCAGGTATAGAGACGACCAATTATGTAAGTGCCATCTTGGTAGCACTATCCTTATCTGTTCTAAATTTTATAGTAAAACCCATTTTAGTCCTACTTACCTTACCTATAACCATTGTCACCTTAGGCCTGTTTTTATTAGTGATCAATGTGTTCATTATCTATCTCGCTGACTGGTTCGTGTCTGGATTTGAAGTAAGCAGCGTGTTCTGGGCGGTTATATTTTCATTATTACTCGCTCTTGCGAGGTCTGTTTTATTTAAAATGTTAGATAAAGAGAAACAGTAA
- a CDS encoding OmpP1/FadL family transporter, with protein sequence MNKIKVFVVLCLISTFAYAGGYRVSTQSNKQLAMGHTGVAVVNSADVLFFNPAGIVHLENKLNISAGGFGVFSDVKFQSEEFGTFSETDSPTGTPVYLYATYKVTEDFAVGLGVYTPYGSNVTWPTDWSGSHLVNEIELSAIFVQPTLSYQLFDSVSIGGGPILAIGGVNFNRNASRTLTDEEGDRSNIEIDDAGVTAWGWAAGLMFTPDDRFTLGVNYRSLINIESTEGTATFSDFPNSSLTPANGETGFTATLPLPAELTVGVSYKWDKLLLAFDYNRAMWSEYNSLDLEFGNGATSINPRNYKDSSTWRLGAQYTATEKLTVRAGYYFDESPVQSGYFAPETPRNDSNGYTFGLSYQVSPKLSIDGSILYLKFKEITESYDFFSDTGSPVPAPFEGTYKSSAFIAGLGVTYSM encoded by the coding sequence ACTTTTGCTTATGCAGGAGGGTATCGTGTCAGTACACAAAGTAACAAGCAATTAGCAATGGGACATACTGGTGTTGCCGTTGTGAACAGTGCAGACGTACTATTCTTCAATCCTGCTGGAATTGTCCATTTGGAAAATAAATTGAATATAAGTGCCGGTGGGTTCGGCGTTTTTTCTGATGTGAAATTTCAAAGTGAAGAATTCGGAACTTTTTCTGAAACAGATAGCCCTACGGGAACTCCCGTTTATCTTTACGCAACATATAAAGTAACCGAAGATTTTGCTGTAGGTTTAGGAGTTTATACTCCTTATGGTAGTAATGTAACATGGCCGACAGACTGGTCTGGTTCTCACTTAGTCAACGAGATTGAATTGAGCGCTATTTTTGTACAACCTACTTTATCTTATCAACTATTTGATAGTGTAAGTATAGGTGGTGGACCTATCCTAGCCATAGGTGGGGTTAACTTTAATAGAAATGCAAGTAGAACCCTTACTGATGAAGAAGGAGATCGTTCTAATATAGAGATTGACGATGCTGGCGTTACAGCATGGGGTTGGGCTGCAGGACTTATGTTTACTCCAGACGATAGATTTACACTAGGTGTTAACTACCGATCTCTAATTAACATTGAAAGTACAGAAGGAACAGCCACATTTTCTGATTTCCCAAATAGCTCCTTAACTCCTGCGAATGGAGAAACAGGTTTTACAGCAACTTTACCTTTACCTGCTGAACTTACCGTAGGGGTGTCTTATAAGTGGGACAAACTATTACTTGCTTTTGATTATAACCGAGCTATGTGGAGTGAATACAACAGTCTAGACTTGGAGTTTGGTAACGGTGCAACTTCTATTAACCCAAGAAATTACAAGGATTCTTCTACCTGGAGATTAGGTGCTCAATACACAGCAACTGAAAAACTAACTGTAAGAGCTGGATACTACTTTGATGAATCTCCAGTACAATCTGGCTATTTTGCTCCAGAAACACCACGTAACGATTCTAACGGGTACACGTTTGGTCTTTCTTACCAAGTAAGTCCTAAGTTATCTATCGATGGATCTATACTCTATCTTAAATTTAAAGAGATCACAGAATCTTATGACTTCTTCTCTGATACAGGCTCTCCTGTACCAGCTCCTTTTGAAGGAACTTACAAGTCGTCAGCTTTTATCGCTGGTCTAGGTGTAACTTATAGCATGTAA
- a CDS encoding G-D-S-L family lipolytic protein: MKNLNIKLIALFIASAAMLSCEEDFDNDIQDGGVYTSGEADFSKYVTVGNSLTAGYADGALYLNGQLDSYPNIIAGQMQFAGGGEFNQPLVNDNTGGLLANGVQILPNRFVLASDGMGAPTGPARYTGAAPTTDIINKVTGPLNNFGVPGARVFHLAAPGYGSLAGVIPGTANPYYTRFSSSDTSTVIGDAAAANGTFFTLWIGNNDILGYATSGGAGVDNNELNIVDPAMQGNNSITNNLVFGGVYQQLVAGLMANGAKGALVNIPDVTSIPYFTTVPPNPIPLDGPTAAFVNSNYAQYNGGLQLAAANSLITTAEAAQRTINFSAGQNFVVIVDNDLTDISGSPVPLPNWRQTTSNDLIVFPAAGILGTLADPSNPASVIGVGVPVANELVLTTTEQARVTNAQQSYNATIEALAAANGLAFVDARAALAQVATTGVPFNGGLLTSTYATGGGFSLDGVHPSARGYAFTANTIIDAINAQYGSTLPKVDIGAYSTIQLSDTVQ, translated from the coding sequence ATGAAAAACTTAAATATAAAATTAATCGCTCTTTTTATTGCCAGTGCTGCAATGCTAAGTTGTGAAGAAGACTTTGACAACGATATCCAAGACGGTGGTGTTTACACTTCTGGAGAAGCAGACTTTTCTAAATACGTAACTGTAGGTAATTCCTTAACAGCTGGATATGCTGATGGAGCTCTTTATCTAAATGGTCAATTGGACTCGTATCCTAATATTATTGCTGGACAAATGCAATTTGCTGGTGGTGGAGAATTTAATCAACCCTTAGTAAATGATAATACTGGTGGTCTGCTTGCCAATGGTGTTCAGATTTTACCAAATCGTTTTGTGCTGGCATCTGACGGTATGGGTGCTCCTACAGGACCGGCTCGTTACACAGGCGCGGCTCCTACAACAGACATTATTAATAAAGTAACTGGGCCATTAAACAACTTTGGTGTACCTGGTGCAAGAGTATTTCACCTTGCTGCCCCAGGATACGGATCTTTAGCCGGTGTAATTCCTGGCACGGCAAATCCTTATTACACACGTTTCTCTAGCTCTGATACTTCTACGGTAATAGGAGACGCTGCTGCGGCAAATGGTACGTTCTTTACCTTATGGATAGGTAATAACGACATCCTTGGTTATGCAACCAGTGGAGGTGCAGGAGTTGATAATAACGAATTGAATATTGTAGATCCTGCGATGCAAGGAAACAACAGCATTACTAACAATTTAGTTTTCGGCGGAGTCTATCAGCAACTAGTTGCTGGCCTTATGGCAAATGGTGCTAAAGGAGCATTAGTAAATATTCCAGATGTAACTTCTATTCCTTACTTTACTACCGTTCCTCCAAACCCTATTCCTTTAGATGGACCTACAGCGGCATTTGTGAATTCTAATTACGCACAATACAACGGTGGTTTACAACTCGCTGCAGCAAATAGCCTTATAACAACTGCTGAAGCGGCTCAAAGAACTATTAACTTTAGTGCTGGACAAAATTTTGTAGTGATCGTAGATAATGACTTAACTGATATTTCTGGATCTCCTGTTCCTTTGCCTAACTGGAGACAAACTACCTCAAACGATCTTATCGTTTTTCCTGCTGCGGGAATTTTAGGAACACTAGCTGATCCTTCTAATCCAGCTTCTGTTATAGGTGTTGGTGTGCCGGTGGCAAACGAATTAGTACTCACTACTACAGAACAAGCCAGAGTTACTAACGCACAACAATCCTATAATGCAACCATTGAAGCTCTTGCTGCTGCTAATGGCCTTGCTTTTGTAGACGCTCGTGCGGCACTTGCTCAAGTTGCTACTACAGGAGTTCCATTCAATGGCGGGTTATTAACTTCTACTTACGCTACAGGTGGTGGCTTCTCCCTTGATGGAGTGCACCCTTCCGCTAGAGGTTATGCATTTACGGCAAACACTATAATTGACGCTATTAATGCACAATACGGTTCTACCCTACCTAAAGTAGATATAGGAGCTTATTCAACTATTCAATTAAGTGATACCGTTCAATAA